AGCTGCTCGCACACTCGCTCAAAGGTGTCATAACGGACCAGCCGCATGTTTTTTAACAACTTTTTCCTTTTGTCAATCGCCAATAGCATTCGTCTTTTATTGGCTTTATCCTAAAAGAGAAAGAGGCATCACAGCATTTTGACTGAAATTCTGGCAAATTATTTCGTAACACTCTTATCAGTTTTAACCACAAGAAGCATGAAGTGATGTTTCTGGTGGAAAGTTCCAACCAATGCTGTGTTCTATCTAGACAGGAAATCCTTTAGAACATGTCGTTTCCAACACAGAGTAAACATAAAGATCTGCGCGCAGATCAGGAGCATCAATGTTTCTCAACATTCAGcgttgtggaaaaaaacaaaacaaaacagagatgaCGTACTTTGTGATGCATTTGTAAGTGCTCCTGATAGTTTCGTATTCTGGCAGTCAAAACAGCCACTGTGAGAGAAGTGAGCAAAAGAGAATCATCTTAACTGCATCTGCAACTGCAACAGCTTTTGCTTTTTCATCCTTGAGATAATGATTTATGGCACCTCACCTCTTACTTCATCAGAGCTACGGTCGTTCTTGTCTCTCTGGACTTTTGCAATCAGTTGCTCTTCTTTCAGCTTTAACTTTTCACTCTGAGAACACATTGCATGGAAATACAAAGGTGAAACTCCCATAGAAAGATACAAATTCAATAAAAGagtatttgatttttttgtcaACCTCAGTCAAGCAGGACAATAATGGTGGTCTGACAATTTACAGTAGGGCCAACGGGATGGCTATCGGGGCTATTTGAGACACAAAAGTTTGTCTCTTTAACTGAACCACTATGTCActatgtgtgttttatttttattttatttattaacagcactttattacgaagcactttcctagttggtgggacccccactgaccatggcaataaattctactctgattctgattcagttaGTCTTGGTCATCCGTTCATTTGTTACTAGTTCTTCACTTGAGTCGGGTTGGTAGCCACATGCCTACATTAATATTCAACGTTCTGATAGTTTCGCTGTTGTAATTTTTGTCATGCAATTGATGATAttccaatttttattttttttacacccCCAAAAAGATAAAACAATTTTAgcattatgtatttttttcctatttGTCCACCAAAGGTGTTCTTAACACAAGGAGAATATTTTTTTGCTCCTTATTTTGTggagtttatttattattattaccttaTCAGAGAtatttacaaataataataattattttatttcctgaaaCTGACATTCAATTTTGACAATGGAGAGAAtctcacattgtttttctcagaaTACTGAGCCATTTATGACTTTTCTATACATTTTCCCCTTATTATGTTCTTCTTGATGTTGCTTTTAAATAAGGGCCTAATGTACACAGTACAGTAGTATGACCTTAACTGAAGAGAATCCACCTTCATAAAAAGCATTTGATTTACTTACATGGCTTGCTAACTCCAGGGTTAGAAGTCTCTTAACTATGTCATCGGTTCTGCAAAagtaaacacaataataattatgtGCACTGAAATCTCACTATTCCTAAATAATACTGCCGATGTTATGTTATACGTTTGAGCGATGGACACCGCCTGATAATCCATCTTCAGCATGGTGGGGTCAAGATCACTGAGCTGACTCTGAGGCGCTGAAGGACAGAAGTTAGGAgtgaataaattgtttttaacACGCTCTGCTGAAATGACAGCACTACGTACCGGCAACCTTTTTCTTGACACCTCGAGCATAGTGTCTGACTGGGGGATGGACACCAGAGAGTCCTGCAACTgaagaaaaaagcaaaagaatgtAAAATATTAGTTTAAGATGAATCATAATTCATACACAGTTTTATAGCTCAGTATGTCAGAACTGTTATATAAGTAATAAGTTATTGTACATAACCTGCAGGATGATTGGAAGTTGGTGTAAATAGTATGTACAGTACTACTGTAGCAAGCTTTAATGGACACTTACAATGCACACTGAATTTCATCCGCGTTTCTGACATAATGCTACATGTACTAACACATATTTGATCAGTTATTCCGAGAATATCCTTTTCATTCTAACCTGCCTCACTTTGGCCCGACGTTAATCTTAAAATAACAAGTGGCGGTGCTACTTCATAACTGCTAAAATTCAGATAACTTGGACTCATCCATTCGTTCTTAATACTCACCACAGCCTGCAGCGTGTCCTGACGCTAAATCCGGAGATGTCCAGGCCTTTACCGCTGAGCACAGAGCTCCACTTTCTTTTAGAACGCCGGCTGGAGACTTCAGAAACGTCCGCAGAGCGAACATGTTGGCGATTGTgtcacaatttaatgtaaaacAGTGTTATTGCGGTGGCAAATTTCAACACTCGACCCCTACAAGAGTGCCGCCATATTGCCAGACTTAACAAGTCGATTGTCGCAAGACATATTCGTCCTAGGAAATCTAATGATGGCAGAGCACATCGATCAACTAGGAGGCGACACGGCAATGGAgttctctctgttttttttcatattcccGTAAAAGTGCCCATTATAAATTAAGATTGTATGACGCCTCATTAGTCGAAGTTAAAGTCTAAAATCGATCTGTCATTTATCTGTTCTTTCCATGTTCATCAGCATTTTAAAGGGTGTTGTGTATGATGatatgaatacatttatttttcttcagaaaATGCGTtctgaatgacaaaaatattttcgtTATCTGAAAAAAAGGTTCCTTGACAGGCtgtcttttatttatctttattataaaacaaaaacaaaaacaaaaaaacagataaacatCCAACATAAAGACTGGGGTGCTGAATCAACACATTCACATAACATCCAAGAATATTTTCTGAGCTTGCCTGCTTTCCTACCCgtaatttatttttcagtcttaCCTCTATGGATTGGTTTATGAgtaaaaatacaacaataatcacaggtaaaataaaaaaaaaaaaaaaaaaaaaaaaaatagcatgattgcaaagaaacaaacaaatggctTAAAAGTCATTTTCAGTCTCATTTATGACTAAAGCTTGCAGCAGTGGGAAACCTTTCCATAGATCTTCCGCGTGCTCTTCATCTACACTTCCAGCGTTTGGGTCAAAAAAGCATGTCTCACCCTCCACGCCGCCAGAATTAAAAATTTGAAAAGACCTCGGACTGACACATTCTTCTGATTCTAAAAGGGGGCGTGTAGACTCAGAGCGGAGGTAGACTGGTGGTCTGGGTAGCTGGCATGGGTCTGTCGCAGGACCTGAAAACACAACTGTTGCATAAGGCACTGAGTCGCTGTTGGAAAAACTGGGAGTGCACGGTGAGCCACAAATGGATTCTCCAAGATCGCTGGTGTCCTCTGCATTTTTCAACCAGGCGTCGTCATCTTTGTTGAAGCTCAGATGAGACAAGTAGATCAGGTTTGGCTCGGTGGTGTCTTTGAAAGACTGGATATTCTGCAACAGAAGATGAACTGAAGTCAATTCCAGGAACTCTTTTGAGATTGAGTTGCTAGAAAGGCTGCTAAATAGCTAGAAAAAAGGTTTAGTTTATGCCACAAAAATGACATTGctgaaagaataaaaacactTATTATTGCAACAAATGGCCATAAGACTAATCGCCAAATGAACATTCACTGTCAAACGATTTAGGAGACACTGACTATTAtatgtgtttttcctttaataTGTAATCTGTCATCCTTTAAAATGAACTgattatgaataaatataatatttatcttttttctaAGGTGAAACTActttaatgaatgaattcatttgCTATGACTCTGAGGGTCTGTTTATTGTGAATGTTTTATGTACTGAATGTCTATCAGAAAGCCACTGGTATAGAATGGTTCTCCCAactcacttttctgtttgaGAGCATGGCAGGACAAAACTATATGAATAgagaaagtttcacctgcattGACCCGGATGACCATTTCTTGATGCTGCTATTAGCAGGATCCGGAACAGCTGGCCACAATCCCACTTTCAGTCTGAAAAATATAACCATGTTAAAAGATAGAGCCATAACAAATTccattaaaatacataaaaattcTATGAAACTCAAAATGTAATCATTCTGAGTCAAACGCATGAacaggaataaataaaaacaaagcacatgCAAAAGAGGCACACTATTTGCTTTggcttgaaaaatgaaataaaataaaataataacaataataatcataataataatattagtggtgggactttaacaagttcattacgattaattaattacaacaaaatttaatttcatttaattttttttgtcagtgcaggagttcctggtccactgatcacgctgatgcacaagacacgtcgcagctaggaagataacaacaacaacaaacatggaggaatccctgaacaaaaacatctgtttgcttttgttcagggatgtttttcactacacaatggccagagtttccactagcctgaatgtatttgaaattcttatacaaatattttcaagacatgaaaagagctttagtttaaataaggtgatataaaaacttgaatacagtcACCATTGTGAtgtattgtgccattgtcaaactgatgcaaaatattttgttgtttaaatgtatgtatggctccatcatttgattcagtaacatataaaattcattcaaattgaaaaatgtgacttcttgtggaaaatatatatagaatatatataaaatatttttatacaattaaactgcgattgagattaattaatcacaaattctctcatcaactagacttttttttttttttttattgaacccCACCTCTAAATAATATACAGTGTATGTTTCTACTGTCTTAGTTTACctgggccactagatggcactgtgggGTTGtataatgtttggctttgaacagTGATGGTC
This window of the Synchiropus splendidus isolate RoL2022-P1 chromosome 12, RoL_Sspl_1.0, whole genome shotgun sequence genome carries:
- the mrps15 gene encoding 28S ribosomal protein S15, mitochondrial — protein: MFALRTFLKSPAGVLKESGALCSAVKAWTSPDLASGHAAGCVAGLSGVHPPVRHYARGVKKKVAAPQSQLSDLDPTMLKMDYQAVSIAQTTDDIVKRLLTLELASHSEKLKLKEEQLIAKVQRDKNDRSSDEVRVAVLTARIRNYQEHLQMHHKDKANKRRMLLAIDKRKKLLKNMRLVRYDTFERVCEQLGITYTFPPEYYRRATQRWVAKKAFCLKLYQEIQKQKAAQKVQTKQRYSAASTEAADSQ